The Methyloferula stellata AR4 genome includes a window with the following:
- a CDS encoding cisplatin damage response ATP-dependent DNA ligase, protein MNRFAALLDRLGFEASRNNKLRLMTDYFRTAPDPERGYGLAALAGVLSFQHAKPGLIRALIATRVDPLLFDLSYDYVGDLSETVALLWPAPQTAEAPGSNHPPLLLSDVVEGLATTGKLALPAKLALWLDELDETGRWALLKLITGAMRIGVSARLAKTAVADLGGKTANEIEEVWHGLKPPYLDLFAWLEGREDKPDLTDPAPFHPAMLAHAIEDKDFETLDPAAFRAEWKWDGIRVQAVSGLKPDGSRVTRLYSRTGEEISPAFPDLVDALEVAAPNGFSLDGELLILREGLVQPFSVLQQRLNRKSVTAKLLLDYPAHIRAYDLLGEAGEDLRPLPFTERRKKLEAFVATCAHPRLDLSALVLFKSWTELAAARLDPGSAGAGDDALAIEGLMLKRADSIYVPGRPKGLWYKWKRDPFTVDAVLMYAQRGHGKRSSFYSDYTFGVWRGDNGSEDLIPVGKAYFGFTDEELAELDRYVRNNTINRFGPVREVVHSKNEGLVLEIAFEGLNRSTRHKSGVAMRFPRIARIRWDKPAREADRIETLEALLRE, encoded by the coding sequence GTGAACCGTTTCGCCGCGCTTCTCGACCGTCTCGGCTTCGAGGCTTCGCGCAATAATAAATTGCGGCTGATGACGGATTATTTCCGCACCGCGCCCGATCCCGAGCGCGGCTACGGGCTGGCGGCGCTCGCCGGCGTTCTGTCGTTTCAGCATGCAAAGCCGGGCCTCATCCGCGCCTTGATCGCAACGCGCGTCGATCCTCTCCTCTTCGACCTCTCCTATGATTATGTCGGCGATCTGTCGGAAACGGTCGCTTTGCTTTGGCCCGCGCCGCAAACTGCGGAAGCGCCAGGCTCCAACCATCCGCCGCTTTTGCTGAGCGATGTCGTCGAAGGCCTCGCCACGACCGGCAAGCTCGCTTTGCCGGCGAAGCTCGCCCTATGGCTCGACGAGCTCGATGAGACAGGGCGTTGGGCTTTGTTGAAACTGATCACCGGCGCGATGCGCATCGGCGTCTCGGCACGGCTCGCCAAAACCGCGGTCGCCGACCTCGGCGGCAAGACGGCAAATGAGATCGAGGAGGTCTGGCACGGATTGAAGCCGCCCTATCTCGATCTCTTCGCCTGGCTCGAAGGGCGCGAAGACAAGCCCGATCTCACGGACCCCGCGCCCTTTCATCCGGCCATGCTGGCGCACGCGATCGAGGACAAGGATTTCGAGACGCTCGATCCCGCGGCCTTCCGTGCCGAATGGAAATGGGACGGCATCCGCGTGCAGGCGGTATCGGGGTTGAAACCGGACGGAAGCCGCGTGACGCGGCTTTATTCGCGCACCGGCGAAGAGATTTCACCGGCCTTTCCGGACCTCGTCGATGCTCTGGAGGTTGCCGCGCCCAACGGCTTTTCACTCGACGGGGAATTGCTGATTTTGCGCGAGGGCCTCGTGCAGCCCTTTTCGGTTTTGCAGCAAAGATTGAACCGCAAGAGCGTCACCGCCAAACTGCTGCTCGATTATCCGGCGCATATCCGCGCCTATGATCTTCTGGGCGAAGCCGGCGAAGATCTGCGTCCCCTGCCCTTCACAGAACGCCGCAAAAAGCTCGAAGCCTTCGTTGCCACCTGCGCGCATCCGCGCCTCGATCTCTCAGCCCTCGTGCTTTTCAAAAGCTGGACGGAGCTGGCAGCCGCGCGGCTCGATCCGGGGTCGGCGGGCGCCGGAGACGACGCCCTGGCGATCGAAGGCCTCATGCTGAAGCGCGCAGATTCGATCTATGTTCCCGGACGCCCGAAAGGTCTTTGGTATAAGTGGAAACGCGACCCATTCACGGTCGATGCGGTGCTCATGTATGCGCAGCGCGGGCACGGCAAGCGTTCGTCTTTCTATTCGGATTATACGTTCGGCGTCTGGCGCGGCGATAATGGCAGCGAGGATCTGATCCCTGTCGGCAAAGCCTATTTCGGCTTCACCGACGAAGAACTCGCCGAGCTCGACCGCTATGTCCGCAACAATACGATCAATCGTTTCGGACCCGTGCGGGAAGTCGTGCACAGCAAGAATGAAGGTCTTGTGCTCGAAATCGCTTTTGAAGGCCTGAACCGCTCGACCCGTCATAAATCGGGCGTAGCCATGCGGTTTCCGCGCATCGCGCGCATCCGCTGGGACAAGCCCGCGCGCGAGGCGGACCGGATCGAGACGCTGGAAGCTCTGTTGCGGGAATAA
- a CDS encoding methyltransferase domain-containing protein — translation MQNNVPAFRSSGDLLADRRYAYAKAAVEAGDHAEAVEILGQVLELVPHWAPALFMLGIAEDKLSHRREAISAFEQAAELDVRDELGAGLQLARLGARPAPPAAAEAYVRRLFDQYAVHFERHLVGTLAYRAPALLLEAVSVIRPGVFSSVLDLGCGTGLCGMAFRAKAKMLCGVDLSPGMIEEARAKAVYDRLEVANIETFLAAEPAESADLLLAADVLVYIGDLSGVFAMAGRVLIPGGLFAFTVQAGEEGFRLGPDLRFAHAPAYIEKETAKSGLRIVAMESAVTRQDAGHDVQGLVIIAQKA, via the coding sequence ATGCAAAATAATGTTCCAGCCTTCCGCTCGTCCGGCGATCTCCTCGCCGACCGGCGTTACGCCTATGCCAAGGCGGCTGTGGAGGCGGGAGATCATGCCGAAGCGGTCGAGATCTTGGGGCAGGTGCTCGAACTCGTGCCGCATTGGGCTCCCGCTTTGTTCATGCTGGGGATCGCCGAAGACAAGCTCTCTCATCGGCGGGAGGCGATAAGCGCCTTCGAACAGGCCGCCGAACTCGATGTTCGCGACGAATTGGGCGCAGGCCTCCAACTCGCGAGATTGGGCGCGCGGCCGGCACCCCCTGCCGCCGCCGAGGCCTATGTCCGGCGCCTCTTCGATCAATATGCCGTGCATTTCGAGCGGCATCTTGTCGGCACGCTCGCCTATCGCGCTCCCGCGCTTTTGCTGGAAGCCGTGTCGGTAATAAGGCCTGGGGTTTTTTCGTCCGTCTTAGACCTTGGATGCGGCACCGGCCTTTGCGGCATGGCCTTCCGGGCGAAAGCGAAGATGCTTTGCGGTGTCGATCTTTCGCCTGGGATGATCGAAGAGGCGCGGGCCAAGGCAGTCTATGACCGGCTCGAGGTTGCGAATATCGAAACCTTTCTCGCCGCGGAGCCTGCGGAGAGCGCCGATCTTCTGCTCGCCGCCGACGTGCTCGTCTATATCGGCGATCTCTCGGGCGTTTTCGCTATGGCGGGGCGCGTGCTCATCCCGGGCGGGCTTTTTGCCTTCACCGTCCAAGCCGGAGAGGAGGGTTTCAGGCTTGGGCCGGATCTGCGCTTTGCGCATGCGCCCGCCTATATAGAGAAAGAGACGGCCAAAAGCGGTTTGAGGATCGTCGCAATGGAATCCGCCGTGACCCGGCAAGACGCAGGGCATGATGTCCAAGGCCTCGTCATTATCGCCCAAAAGGCCTGA
- a CDS encoding CCA tRNA nucleotidyltransferase, whose amino-acid sequence MTGVMVPAPAAALALLQDKALARLLDILCEGEGQARIVGGALRNALLGRFVHEIDVATTLLPETVAERAAAAGLRNIPTGIAHGTVTVLVDGKSFEVTTLREDIETDGRHAVVRFGADFALDALRRDFTVNALSMDRQGQLYDYTGGIEDLAAKRIRFIGDARTRIREDYLRILRFFRFSADYAEGALDAGGLSASINERGGLAHLSKERVRAELLKLLMARRAGAVTQDMSEAGLLDPLLTLAPNPGRLQRLIAFQPGADVMLRLAALCIYLPEDADRLRDNLRLSNEEHRRLGEAARALLTLHGRDVPPPAGDLRILLFEHGRQVALDALFLAQADARYRGGEVWAAAEAFLRDTPEPRLPFSGADLQARGFIEGRALGAALKDLQARWIKAGFPQDPHSLALLLDEVAKQK is encoded by the coding sequence ATGACGGGCGTGATGGTTCCGGCGCCCGCCGCAGCACTGGCCCTGCTGCAGGATAAAGCGCTCGCGCGGCTTCTCGATATTCTCTGCGAAGGCGAAGGGCAGGCGCGTATTGTCGGCGGCGCTTTGCGCAATGCGCTCCTTGGCCGTTTCGTGCATGAGATCGATGTCGCGACGACCTTGCTTCCCGAGACCGTCGCCGAACGCGCCGCGGCCGCGGGCTTGCGCAACATTCCGACCGGCATCGCGCATGGGACCGTGACGGTGCTTGTCGATGGCAAGTCCTTCGAGGTCACGACGCTGCGCGAAGATATCGAAACGGACGGACGCCATGCCGTGGTGCGTTTTGGCGCCGATTTCGCGCTTGATGCCTTGCGCCGCGACTTCACGGTCAATGCGCTCTCGATGGATCGCCAAGGCCAGCTTTATGATTATACCGGCGGCATCGAGGATCTTGCGGCCAAGCGCATTCGCTTCATCGGCGATGCGCGAACCCGCATCCGCGAGGATTATCTGCGCATCCTGCGCTTCTTCCGCTTCTCCGCGGATTATGCCGAAGGCGCTCTAGATGCCGGGGGGCTTTCCGCTTCGATCAATGAGCGCGGCGGTCTCGCACATCTGTCGAAAGAGCGGGTGCGAGCCGAGCTTTTGAAGCTGCTGATGGCGCGGCGTGCCGGTGCCGTGACGCAGGACATGTCGGAAGCTGGCCTGCTCGATCCGCTGCTGACTTTGGCGCCCAATCCGGGGCGGCTGCAAAGGCTGATCGCGTTTCAACCCGGCGCGGATGTGATGCTGCGGCTCGCTGCGCTTTGCATCTATCTGCCGGAGGATGCGGACAGGCTGCGCGACAATCTGCGGCTGTCGAACGAGGAGCATCGGCGGCTCGGCGAAGCGGCGCGGGCTCTCCTCACGCTGCATGGGCGCGACGTGCCGCCGCCGGCAGGAGATTTGCGTATTCTTCTTTTCGAGCATGGCCGTCAGGTGGCGCTCGACGCGCTTTTCCTGGCGCAGGCGGATGCAAGATATCGCGGCGGTGAAGTCTGGGCCGCGGCGGAAGCCTTTTTGCGCGACACGCCCGAGCCACGCCTGCCTTTTTCAGGGGCCGATCTTCAAGCCCGCGGATTCATCGAAGGACGGGCGCTCGGCGCGGCGTTGAAAGATCTTCAAGCCCGCTGGATCAAGGCGGGCTTTCCGCAAGATCCGCATAGCTTGGCGCTATTGCTGGATGAGGTGGCCAAGCAAAAATAA
- a CDS encoding NUDIX hydrolase: MPEPSEGGLAHGRAPFAPEKVFALAKAKLSLDPVEDGFDEHGLPRQGDHRLPALHTPPPRSAGYRPAAVLVGLVAHVAEVSVILTTRASALKAHPGQIAFPGGKIEAIDADPIAAALRETHEEIGLNPGHIEPIGYLDPYLTGSGFLIQPVVARIAPGFELRIDPREVEDAFEVPLSFLMNADHHELHTREAEGVFRRFYAMPYGERLIWGATAGILRNLYERLYL, encoded by the coding sequence GTGCCTGAGCCGTCTGAAGGAGGGCTGGCCCACGGCCGAGCCCCATTCGCCCCGGAGAAGGTTTTTGCGCTCGCCAAGGCGAAACTGAGCCTCGATCCGGTCGAAGATGGCTTCGACGAGCATGGCTTGCCGCGCCAGGGCGATCACCGCCTGCCGGCGCTACACACCCCGCCGCCACGGAGCGCGGGGTATCGGCCGGCCGCCGTTCTCGTCGGGCTTGTTGCCCATGTGGCCGAAGTCAGCGTCATCCTGACGACCCGCGCGAGCGCGCTCAAGGCCCATCCCGGGCAGATTGCCTTTCCGGGCGGCAAGATCGAGGCGATTGACGCCGACCCCATCGCCGCGGCGCTGCGCGAGACGCATGAGGAAATCGGCCTCAATCCAGGCCACATCGAGCCGATCGGCTATCTCGATCCCTATCTGACCGGTTCGGGCTTTCTGATTCAACCTGTCGTCGCCAGGATCGCGCCGGGCTTCGAGCTTCGGATCGATCCTCGGGAAGTCGAGGATGCTTTCGAAGTCCCGCTGTCTTTTCTCATGAATGCCGATCATCATGAGCTTCACACGCGGGAGGCCGAGGGTGTGTTCCGGCGGTTTTATGCCATGCCTTACGGCGAGCGCCTGATCTGGGGCGCGACGGCAGGCATTCTGCGCAATTTATATGAGAGGCTTTATCTCTAA
- a CDS encoding ligase-associated DNA damage response DEXH box helicase: protein MPARKAPKRPDGLLPPRFQDWFTARGWAPRQHQLDLLAHAQAGKNTLLIAPTGAGKTLAGFLPTLVELERPVNRSALHTLYISPLKALAVDVHRNLQIPIAEMGLDIRVETRTGDTSASKRQRQRRDPPAILLTTPEQLALLLATPDAKPLFSTVRRVIFDELHAIAASKRGDLLNLDLARLRSLAPAMTTIGLSATVRDPDELRRWLVGRDDKKALAELVVAPPGAPADLSILDTSEHLPWAGHMNRHAMAEIYERIKAAHMTLVFVNTRAQAEFVFQELWRLNEDALPIALHHGSLDVAQRRRVEDAMSLGRLKAVVCTSTLDLGIDWGDVDLVINVGAPKGASRLMQRIGRANHRLDEPSRAILVPSNRFEVLECVAAVDAARAGTQDTALQRAGSLDVLCQHILGMACAEPFDAELLYREVISAEPYAGVSLQTFDDALRFVANGGYALATYDRFAKIKPTKEGLWRVANGRVAQAYRMNVGTIVEADMLKVRLVRGGGKPASGKTYTGPLRRSGRMLGEIEEYFIEMLAPKDTFLFGGEILQLEGIVENEALVSRTFAEQPKIPSYMGGKFPLSTHLAARVRQILSDPGQWKDLPPQVSEWLNLQQIHSALPPPGDLLVETFPRGGRFYLACYPFEGRLAHQTLGMLLTRRMERAGLKPLGFVANDYALAVWGLADIGERIDHGLVSLQELFSEDMLGDDLEAWLQESSLMKRTFRNCAIISGLIERNFPGKEKSARQVTISTDLIYDVLRRHEPDHILLRAARADAATGLLDIARLAGMLSRIRGRIMHKDLDRVSPLAVPIMLEIGREPVYGEAREDILAQAEQLWAEASAPPEGTLH from the coding sequence TTGCCGGCTCGCAAAGCTCCGAAGCGGCCTGACGGCCTGCTTCCGCCGCGGTTCCAGGATTGGTTCACTGCGCGCGGCTGGGCACCACGCCAGCATCAGCTCGATCTCCTGGCCCATGCTCAGGCCGGCAAGAATACGCTCTTGATCGCGCCGACGGGCGCCGGCAAGACGCTCGCCGGATTTCTGCCGACGCTTGTCGAACTCGAGCGTCCGGTCAACCGCTCGGCGCTCCATACCCTCTATATATCGCCGCTGAAGGCGTTGGCCGTCGACGTTCATCGCAATCTGCAAATCCCCATTGCCGAAATGGGCCTCGACATTCGCGTCGAGACGCGGACCGGCGATACCTCGGCCTCGAAGCGCCAGCGCCAGAGGCGCGATCCGCCCGCGATTTTGCTGACGACGCCGGAACAATTGGCGCTGCTGCTGGCGACGCCCGACGCGAAGCCGCTGTTTTCGACTGTGCGGCGCGTGATCTTCGACGAGCTTCATGCGATCGCGGCCTCGAAACGCGGCGATCTTTTGAATCTAGATCTCGCGCGGCTACGCAGCCTTGCGCCCGCCATGACGACCATCGGCCTGTCGGCAACGGTGCGCGATCCGGATGAATTGCGGCGCTGGCTGGTCGGCCGCGATGATAAAAAGGCGCTTGCCGAACTCGTCGTCGCGCCGCCGGGGGCTCCGGCGGATCTCTCGATCCTCGATACGAGCGAACATCTGCCCTGGGCCGGCCATATGAACCGCCACGCGATGGCGGAGATTTATGAGCGCATCAAAGCCGCGCATATGACGCTCGTTTTCGTCAACACCCGCGCGCAGGCCGAATTCGTCTTTCAGGAGCTTTGGCGCCTGAACGAAGATGCTTTGCCGATCGCGCTGCATCACGGCTCGCTTGATGTCGCGCAGCGCCGCCGCGTCGAAGATGCAATGTCGCTCGGCCGGCTGAAAGCTGTGGTCTGCACCTCGACGCTCGATCTCGGCATCGATTGGGGCGATGTCGATCTCGTCATCAATGTCGGCGCGCCGAAAGGTGCGAGCCGGTTGATGCAGCGGATCGGCCGGGCCAATCATAGGCTCGATGAGCCCTCGCGTGCGATCCTGGTGCCGTCGAACCGGTTCGAAGTGCTCGAATGCGTCGCCGCCGTCGACGCGGCGCGCGCGGGCACGCAGGACACGGCATTGCAACGCGCGGGCAGTCTCGATGTTTTGTGCCAGCATATTCTCGGCATGGCTTGCGCCGAGCCCTTCGATGCCGAGCTTCTCTATCGCGAAGTGATCTCGGCCGAGCCTTATGCTGGCGTGTCGCTGCAGACATTCGACGATGCGTTGCGTTTCGTCGCCAATGGCGGCTATGCGCTCGCGACCTACGATCGTTTCGCCAAGATCAAACCCACGAAAGAAGGCTTGTGGCGCGTCGCAAATGGCCGCGTCGCGCAAGCCTATCGCATGAATGTCGGCACGATCGTCGAAGCCGATATGCTGAAAGTGCGCCTCGTACGCGGTGGCGGAAAACCGGCTTCCGGAAAAACCTATACCGGGCCTTTGCGCCGCAGCGGACGCATGCTCGGCGAGATCGAGGAATATTTCATCGAAATGCTGGCGCCGAAAGATACGTTTCTCTTCGGCGGCGAGATTTTGCAGCTTGAAGGCATTGTCGAGAACGAGGCGCTTGTCTCGCGCACTTTCGCCGAGCAGCCGAAAATCCCGTCTTACATGGGCGGCAAATTTCCCCTCTCGACCCATCTTGCCGCGCGGGTGCGCCAGATTCTGTCGGACCCCGGCCAATGGAAGGACCTGCCGCCGCAGGTTTCCGAATGGCTCAATTTGCAGCAGATCCATTCGGCGCTGCCGCCGCCGGGCGATCTTCTGGTCGAGACCTTTCCGCGCGGCGGACGGTTTTATCTGGCCTGCTATCCGTTCGAAGGCCGCCTCGCGCATCAGACGCTCGGCATGCTGCTGACGCGGCGGATGGAGCGCGCGGGCCTCAAGCCTCTCGGATTTGTCGCCAATGATTATGCCTTGGCCGTCTGGGGGCTCGCCGACATAGGCGAGCGGATCGATCACGGGCTTGTCTCGCTGCAGGAGCTTTTCAGCGAGGATATGCTCGGCGACGATCTCGAAGCCTGGCTACAGGAATCCTCGCTGATGAAGCGCACCTTCCGCAATTGCGCGATCATCTCGGGCCTGATCGAGCGTAATTTTCCGGGCAAGGAAAAATCGGCGCGGCAGGTGACGATCTCGACCGATCTCATCTACGACGTTCTGCGCCGGCATGAACCCGATCACATCCTTTTGCGGGCTGCCCGCGCTGATGCCGCGACGGGCCTCCTTGATATTGCTAGGCTTGCAGGAATGCTCTCGCGTATCCGGGGCCGAATCATGCATAAGGACCTGGATCGCGTCTCGCCTCTGGCCGTGCCGATCATGCTCGAAATCGGCCGCGAGCCGGTCTATGGCGAAGCACGCGAGGATATTTTGGCGCAGGCGGAACAATTATGGGCGGAAGCAAGCGCGCCTCCGGAAGGGACGCTGCATTGA
- the pabB gene encoding aminodeoxychorismate synthase component I, with the protein MEFLAAQGTGGTVLCHEIAWRDPFDAAQRLAERPGFAFLDSALPHESLGRYSYIGIEPFGVFSSIAGQTTWNGTRLAEPPLEALRRLLTQFAFEPVAGVPPFRGGAIGAIPYDFGWRLDGLELRDRPHPEGRDPLHFSFYDLVLAFDHAERRAFIFSSGFPETDLLKRQARAVQRLDEILAALEKAPASARGLPPISGWISNFTQAAYHAAVEQVRTHILDGDIYQANISQRFTTKLPDGFSAFAFYAALRAANPAPFAAYLTCGDIVIASSSPELLLRKRGGDIETRPIKGTIARSPDEAEDALRRESLLASEKDRAENIMIVDLLRNDLSRVSEPFSVQVPILCGLESYAGVHHLVSVVTGHLSPGKDAVDLIATCFPGGSITGAPKRRAMQIIAAIEQIPRGYYCGAIGYLGFDGAMDLNIAIRTAVMKDGEVQIQAGGGITRLSEPQAEYDETFAKVKRLFAAFSESQTK; encoded by the coding sequence ATGGAGTTTCTGGCCGCCCAGGGCACTGGCGGCACGGTTCTTTGCCATGAAATCGCTTGGCGCGATCCTTTCGACGCGGCGCAACGCCTCGCCGAACGGCCGGGCTTTGCCTTTCTCGACAGCGCGCTGCCGCACGAATCGCTCGGGCGCTATTCCTATATAGGCATAGAGCCTTTCGGGGTTTTCTCCTCCATCGCGGGCCAGACAACCTGGAATGGTACACGGCTCGCCGAGCCGCCGCTTGAGGCATTGCGCCGCCTGCTGACGCAATTTGCTTTCGAGCCTGTCGCAGGCGTCCCGCCGTTTCGCGGCGGCGCCATTGGCGCGATCCCTTATGATTTCGGCTGGCGGCTCGACGGGCTCGAATTGCGCGACCGTCCGCATCCGGAAGGCCGCGACCCGCTTCATTTCAGCTTCTACGATCTGGTGCTCGCCTTCGATCATGCGGAGCGGCGGGCTTTTATCTTCTCCTCGGGCTTTCCCGAAACCGATCTCTTGAAGCGCCAGGCCCGCGCGGTGCAACGGCTCGACGAGATACTGGCGGCTTTGGAAAAAGCGCCGGCTTCCGCCCGCGGCCTGCCGCCGATCTCCGGCTGGATCTCGAATTTCACGCAGGCCGCCTATCATGCGGCGGTCGAGCAGGTCCGCACCCATATTCTCGACGGCGATATTTATCAGGCGAATATCTCGCAGCGTTTTACGACGAAACTGCCGGACGGCTTCTCAGCCTTCGCCTTTTATGCCGCGCTGCGCGCCGCCAATCCCGCGCCTTTCGCGGCCTATCTGACCTGCGGCGATATCGTCATCGCCTCGTCCTCGCCGGAGCTTTTGCTGCGCAAGCGCGGCGGCGACATCGAGACGCGTCCGATCAAGGGCACGATCGCCCGTTCGCCGGACGAGGCGGAGGATGCCTTGCGCCGCGAGAGCCTTCTCGCTTCGGAGAAGGATCGCGCCGAAAACATCATGATCGTCGATTTGTTGCGCAACGATCTGTCGCGCGTGAGCGAGCCCTTCTCCGTCCAAGTGCCGATCCTGTGCGGACTCGAATCCTATGCGGGCGTGCACCATCTCGTCTCGGTCGTGACAGGACATCTCAGCCCCGGCAAGGATGCGGTCGATCTGATCGCGACCTGCTTTCCGGGCGGATCGATCACCGGGGCGCCGAAACGCCGTGCGATGCAGATCATCGCGGCGATCGAGCAGATCCCGCGCGGCTATTATTGCGGTGCGATCGGCTATCTCGGCTTCGACGGCGCGATGGATTTGAATATCGCGATCCGTACCGCCGTCATGAAAGATGGCGAGGTTCAGATCCAGGCGGGCGGCGGCATCACCCGCCTATCGGAACCGCAAGCCGAATATGACGAGACCTTCGCCAAGGTGAAGCGCCTCTTCGCCGCTTTCTCGGAAAGCCAAACGAAATGA
- a CDS encoding Rieske 2Fe-2S domain-containing protein, producing the protein MFEKAVDMSELIEGKYDVAVVKKTLMLVIWPEGGQPKLFQGMCPHQKEPLADARFDGKILECHHHDWQFDGTTGKCVKGKPCALAEYPSKVEDGVLYVDIEGIEPNYLDAPPKQPGIMR; encoded by the coding sequence ATGTTCGAAAAAGCCGTCGATATGTCAGAGCTGATCGAGGGAAAATATGATGTCGCGGTCGTCAAAAAGACGCTCATGCTCGTCATTTGGCCGGAAGGCGGCCAACCCAAGCTGTTCCAAGGCATGTGCCCCCATCAGAAGGAGCCGCTCGCCGATGCTCGCTTCGACGGCAAGATCCTCGAATGCCACCATCATGATTGGCAGTTCGACGGCACGACGGGCAAATGCGTGAAGGGCAAGCCCTGCGCGCTGGCCGAATATCCGTCGAAGGTCGAGGACGGCGTGCTTTATGTCGACATCGAGGGCATCGAGCCGAATTACCTCGACGCACCGCCGAAGCAGCCGGGCATCATGCGCTAA
- a CDS encoding DUF6111 family protein, with amino-acid sequence MLRVILEPALLFLSPFLAYAAYLYLRNRYPFAVDHWTRSAVSSLALAGLAMAVAGLFVLGFFSERRGGTYVPAHIENGRLVPGHTE; translated from the coding sequence ATGCTGCGCGTGATCCTCGAACCAGCGCTTCTCTTTCTCTCGCCTTTCCTGGCCTATGCGGCCTATCTTTATCTGCGCAACCGCTATCCTTTCGCGGTCGATCATTGGACCCGCAGCGCCGTGTCGTCGTTGGCCTTGGCCGGGCTTGCCATGGCCGTCGCAGGGCTTTTCGTGCTGGGCTTTTTTTCCGAGCGGCGCGGCGGCACCTATGTGCCGGCCCATATCGAAAATGGCCGGCTTGTCCCCGGGCATACCGAATGA
- a CDS encoding ligase-associated DNA damage response exonuclease has translation MRAADVLTITPAGLYCTAGDFYIDPLRAVPRALITHGHSDHARAGHGAVLATRETLAIMALRCGEGFAGSTQAVAYGEKLKLGNIDVSFHPAGHVLGSAQIRLAAPGQVIVVSGDYKREFDPTCAPFEPLACDTFISEATFGLPVFRHSQSMAEIDKLLASRALFPERAHLVGAYALGKAQRVIALLRQAGYDRPIYLHGAMEKITTFYRSEGIDLGETRKVTAADRPHLGGEIVICPPTALQDLWSRKFPDPVAAFASGWMRVRARARQRGVELPLVISDHADWDGLCQTVRDTGCSRLLVTHGEADALVHWAKSQGIEAEPLHLMGYGEEEVEPPVEAEDA, from the coding sequence ATGCGGGCCGCCGACGTTCTTACCATCACGCCTGCCGGGCTTTATTGCACGGCGGGCGATTTTTATATCGATCCGCTGCGCGCGGTTCCCCGCGCGCTCATCACCCATGGCCATTCCGATCATGCCCGCGCCGGCCATGGCGCGGTTCTGGCAACGCGCGAAACGCTGGCGATCATGGCTTTGCGCTGCGGCGAGGGATTTGCCGGATCGACACAAGCCGTCGCCTATGGCGAAAAGCTGAAACTCGGCAATATCGACGTGAGCTTCCATCCGGCCGGCCATGTGTTGGGCTCGGCGCAGATCCGGCTCGCCGCCCCCGGCCAAGTGATTGTCGTCTCGGGCGATTATAAGCGCGAGTTCGATCCGACCTGCGCGCCCTTCGAACCGCTCGCTTGCGACACTTTCATCAGCGAGGCCACTTTCGGTCTGCCGGTCTTCCGCCATTCTCAAAGCATGGCCGAGATCGACAAGCTGCTTGCCTCCCGCGCCCTGTTTCCGGAGCGCGCCCATCTCGTCGGCGCCTATGCGCTCGGCAAGGCGCAGCGGGTGATCGCGCTGCTGCGGCAAGCGGGCTACGACCGCCCCATCTATCTCCATGGCGCGATGGAAAAAATCACCACCTTCTATAGGAGCGAGGGCATCGATCTCGGCGAGACCCGCAAGGTGACGGCGGCCGACCGGCCGCATCTCGGCGGCGAGATCGTGATCTGCCCGCCAACCGCCTTGCAGGATCTGTGGTCGCGCAAATTTCCAGACCCCGTCGCGGCTTTCGCTTCAGGCTGGATGCGTGTACGGGCAAGAGCCCGCCAGCGCGGCGTCGAACTGCCTCTCGTCATTTCCGACCACGCCGATTGGGACGGGCTCTGCCAGACGGTGCGCGACACGGGCTGCTCCCGCCTTCTCGTCACGCATGGCGAGGCCGACGCACTTGTCCATTGGGCGAAGTCGCAGGGGATCGAGGCCGAGCCTTTGCATCTGATGGGCTATGGCGAAGAAGAGGTTGAGCCTCCCGTGGAAGCGGAGGACGCGTGA